From Pandoraea vervacti, the proteins below share one genomic window:
- a CDS encoding enoyl-CoA hydratase/isomerase family protein, producing MASTVLTELTGRDGAIAVVTLNRPEKLNALTKPMWQALGDTILTLSASPEVRCIVLRGAGEKSFAPGNDIAEFETDRANVEQARTYGALMHRTLDALANCPVPLVAMIHGICVGGGMEIAASCDIRICGESSRFGAPINKLGLVMAHAELSGLVHLLGPTKALEILLEGRIFDAQEALRIGLVTRVAPDADVAREALASAQRIAAGAPLVARWHKRFVRELASGKPLTPAQIDEGFACFGTADFQTGYRAFLAKTTPVFEGR from the coding sequence ATGGCATCGACCGTTCTGACCGAACTGACTGGGCGAGATGGCGCCATCGCGGTGGTCACGCTCAATCGTCCCGAGAAACTCAATGCGTTGACCAAGCCCATGTGGCAGGCGCTGGGCGACACCATCCTCACCTTGTCCGCATCGCCCGAGGTGCGCTGTATCGTGCTGCGCGGTGCGGGCGAGAAATCGTTCGCGCCGGGCAACGACATTGCCGAGTTCGAAACCGACCGCGCCAACGTGGAACAGGCGCGTACGTATGGTGCGCTCATGCATCGCACGCTCGACGCGCTCGCGAATTGCCCGGTACCGCTTGTCGCCATGATTCACGGCATTTGCGTCGGCGGCGGCATGGAAATCGCGGCGTCGTGCGATATCCGGATTTGCGGGGAATCGAGCCGCTTCGGGGCGCCGATCAACAAGCTCGGTCTTGTGATGGCGCATGCCGAGTTGTCCGGTCTGGTGCATTTGCTGGGGCCCACGAAGGCACTGGAAATCTTGCTCGAAGGCCGGATTTTCGACGCGCAGGAAGCGCTTCGCATCGGGCTCGTCACGCGCGTGGCGCCGGACGCAGACGTGGCGCGCGAAGCGCTTGCCAGCGCGCAGCGCATTGCGGCCGGCGCGCCGTTGGTGGCACGTTGGCACAAGCGATTCGTGCGTGAATTGGCGAGCGGCAAGCCGCTCACTCCCGCCCAGATCGACGAAGGGTTCGCGTGCTTCGGCACGGCAGACTTCCAGACCGGCTATCGCGCCTTCCTTGCGAAGACGACGCCTGTATTCGAGGGCCGCTGA
- a CDS encoding CaiB/BaiF CoA transferase family protein, whose amino-acid sequence MTDTRHENATKTGPLQGVKVIELSHIMSGPVCGMMLADMGADVIKVEKMEGDDARRFAPILSHGESASFMMLNRNKRGIALNLKTEGGKAVLRRMLLSADVVTENYRKGTMEKLGLGYETLRESNPGLIYCAISGYGRTGPYADKGGFDLIAQGLSGMMSVTGEPGQAPIKAGSPIADINAGILAALGISAAYAHRLRTGEGQVVDTSLLEAGFQQMYWAAANFFASGENPPKFGSANPTSTPYQAFRTQDGWINIGAANQANYERLLQVLDAPEIADDPRFATNAGRTAHREELVERLTSYLMRDTTQNWVERLDAVGLPVGPVLSISEAVAHPQIVAREMVVQTVHPLDGPTRSIGLPIRFSQTPKCAGGPAPRLGEHTFDVLAQYGFDAAQVRDLIAQGAVHALESAPAATA is encoded by the coding sequence ATGACCGATACCCGCCACGAAAACGCAACGAAGACCGGCCCATTGCAGGGCGTCAAAGTGATCGAGCTCTCGCACATCATGTCCGGCCCGGTGTGCGGCATGATGCTCGCGGACATGGGGGCGGACGTCATCAAGGTCGAGAAAATGGAGGGTGACGACGCGCGCCGTTTTGCGCCGATCCTCTCGCATGGCGAGTCGGCGTCGTTCATGATGCTCAACCGCAACAAGCGCGGCATTGCGCTCAATCTGAAGACCGAGGGCGGCAAAGCCGTGCTGCGCAGGATGCTCCTCAGTGCGGACGTCGTGACCGAGAACTATCGCAAAGGCACGATGGAGAAGCTGGGGCTGGGCTACGAGACACTGCGCGAGTCGAATCCCGGCCTGATTTATTGCGCCATCTCCGGCTATGGGCGCACGGGACCGTATGCGGACAAGGGCGGCTTCGACCTGATCGCCCAGGGACTTTCGGGAATGATGAGCGTGACGGGCGAGCCGGGGCAGGCGCCGATCAAGGCGGGTTCGCCCATCGCCGATATCAACGCCGGCATTCTCGCGGCGCTGGGTATCTCGGCGGCCTATGCGCATCGGTTGCGCACGGGCGAAGGACAGGTCGTGGACACATCGCTGCTCGAAGCGGGTTTCCAGCAGATGTACTGGGCCGCCGCTAACTTCTTCGCCAGCGGCGAGAATCCGCCGAAGTTCGGCTCCGCGAATCCCACGAGCACCCCGTATCAGGCATTTCGCACGCAGGATGGTTGGATCAATATCGGCGCGGCCAATCAGGCCAATTACGAACGTCTGTTGCAGGTGCTTGACGCGCCGGAGATTGCCGACGATCCGCGGTTTGCGACGAATGCGGGACGCACGGCGCATCGCGAAGAACTCGTCGAGCGTCTCACGTCGTATCTCATGCGAGACACGACGCAGAACTGGGTCGAGCGCCTCGATGCGGTCGGACTGCCGGTCGGTCCGGTGCTGTCCATTTCGGAAGCGGTGGCCCATCCACAGATCGTGGCGCGTGAAATGGTGGTGCAAACCGTTCATCCGCTCGACGGCCCGACGCGCAGTATCGGCCTGCCGATTCGTTTTTCGCAGACGCCGAAGTGCGCCGGTGGCCCGGCGCCTCGCCTGGGCGAGCATACGTTCGACGTGCTCGCGCAGTACGGCTTCGACGCAGCGCAGGTCCGCGACCTCATCGCACAAGGCGCAGTGCATGCGCTGGAGAGCGCGCCAGCGGCGACGGCATGA